From Psychroflexus torquis ATCC 700755, the proteins below share one genomic window:
- a CDS encoding cell surface protein translates to MKKSYALFFLLMSFMVFAQCPTGNVNLYAQADIDSFITNYPSCTEISGSLTIADYNNLILNLDGLNNITSVVGNLTISQLPESMDLSGLNNLSSVGGNFNFQYNFSSDLSGFSNIESINGDINFTSNSVTTLGGFTNLTSVGGIYFKQNNSENIIGFENLLSIGGEFLVERNDPLLSISGFNSLLSIDSNFILNDNEDLISLSGFNSLENIGEAIRIIDNPLLSSFPEFDQLTFVGSDLILDNTGLNEIDNFNSVENFQGDIIILSNPSLTSIDGISFASQLNGELRIVNNDSLFSISGFDQLNFIGSKLFIGGNDNLNEITGLSSLELVGSDVYIGSNSINNFEGFNSLQEVQGGFLMSSNIGTDVLAGFTQLNQINGYLSISNSNFSDLTGFENLLEIGAELSITSNQTQTLSGFNKLESVVGSVSIYNNENITHISEFNSLISIGESLDIRNNLRLTEINGLNNLVSIGNDLDIRSNNNLVYVSGFQGLVSVDKSMNFYNNNDLFELSGFNSLTTINQTGMIFWDNPRLEIISGFNNLIDLGSSIIFGNSRGLNNISGFNNLESVRSITFNSTDLTDFLELSSLQTVDSRVSINYNESLVNLNGLENITSSIDDLVIRGNPILNDISAVSNIESIGDGLIISRNDLLSDCNIDSVCFHLQNNGNSIIQDNINFESIVLYL, encoded by the coding sequence ATGAAAAAAAGTTATGCACTTTTCTTTCTATTAATGTCGTTTATGGTTTTTGCCCAGTGTCCAACAGGGAACGTTAATTTATATGCGCAAGCAGACATTGATTCTTTTATAACTAATTATCCAAGTTGTACCGAAATTAGTGGATCCCTCACGATTGCTGATTACAATAATCTAATACTGAATTTAGATGGATTGAATAACATTACTTCGGTAGTAGGTAATCTTACAATAAGTCAGCTCCCCGAATCAATGGATTTAAGTGGTTTAAATAATCTTAGTTCTGTTGGTGGTAATTTCAATTTTCAGTACAATTTTAGTTCTGACCTCAGTGGTTTTTCTAATATAGAAAGTATTAATGGGGATATTAATTTTACAAGTAATAGCGTAACAACTTTAGGTGGGTTTACAAATTTAACTTCTGTTGGTGGAATTTATTTTAAACAAAATAACAGTGAGAACATTATCGGGTTTGAAAATCTATTATCTATTGGAGGCGAATTTTTGGTAGAAAGAAATGATCCTTTGTTAAGTATAAGTGGATTTAATAGTCTTTTATCAATAGATTCGAACTTTATATTAAATGATAACGAGGATTTAATTTCATTGAGTGGTTTCAACAGTTTAGAAAACATAGGTGAGGCCATTAGAATAATTGATAATCCTCTTTTAAGTTCATTTCCGGAATTTGACCAATTAACTTTTGTGGGATCGGATTTAATACTTGATAACACAGGACTAAATGAAATTGATAATTTTAATTCAGTTGAGAATTTTCAAGGTGATATTATTATTTTATCTAATCCTAGTTTAACATCAATTGATGGAATAAGTTTTGCTAGTCAACTGAATGGTGAATTACGAATAGTAAATAATGATTCATTGTTCAGTATATCTGGTTTTGATCAACTAAATTTTATTGGTTCTAAACTTTTTATTGGAGGGAATGATAATTTAAATGAAATTACAGGTTTAAGTTCGTTAGAATTAGTTGGGTCAGATGTTTATATAGGTTCAAATTCTATTAATAACTTTGAAGGTTTTAATAGTCTACAAGAAGTTCAAGGAGGTTTTCTAATGAGTTCGAACATAGGAACGGACGTTTTGGCAGGGTTTACTCAGCTCAACCAAATAAATGGTTATTTGTCTATTTCAAATTCTAATTTCAGCGATTTAACAGGTTTTGAAAATCTATTGGAGATAGGTGCAGAATTGTCTATAACATCAAATCAAACACAAACCTTATCAGGATTTAATAAATTAGAAAGTGTTGTAGGATCAGTATCGATCTATAACAATGAAAATATCACACACATAAGTGAATTTAACAGTTTAATTTCAATAGGAGAGTCTCTAGATATTCGAAATAATTTGCGATTAACAGAAATTAATGGATTAAATAATCTAGTATCAATAGGTAATGATCTAGATATTAGGTCAAATAATAACTTAGTATATGTTAGTGGTTTTCAAGGACTAGTGAGTGTAGATAAAAGTATGAATTTTTATAATAATAACGATCTATTCGAATTAAGTGGCTTTAACAGTTTGACTACCATAAACCAAACTGGAATGATTTTTTGGGACAATCCAAGACTGGAAATCATAAGTGGTTTTAATAATTTAATTGATCTTGGATCTTCTATTATTTTTGGTAATAGCAGAGGTTTAAACAATATTTCTGGGTTTAACAATTTAGAATCAGTAAGATCAATAACGTTTAATTCAACAGACCTAACAGATTTTTTGGAATTAAGTAGTTTACAAACAGTTGATAGTCGAGTATCTATCAATTACAATGAAAGCCTTGTTAATTTGAATGGTCTTGAAAATATTACTTCTTCAATAGATGATTTAGTAATTAGGGGTAATCCAATATTAAATGATATTAGTGCTGTTTCTAATATTGAATCTATTGGTGACGGTTTGATTATTTCGCGTAATGATCTTTTAAGTGATTGTAATATTGATTCTGTTTGTTTTCATTTGCAAAATAATGGTAACTCCATAATTCAAGATAATATTAACTTCGAATCAATAGTTCTTTATTTATAG
- a CDS encoding IS630 family transposase: protein MEKIDLRSVSDQERGIIRRDAVKMIKRGDKKKDIALFYGVHVNTVRDWWKLYNKEGHKSLSYQKRGVKSEDRKLLNKDQEAAIQKMIIDVMPDQLKLDYALWTTRAVRDLIAREFSITIGRRAVGNYLNAWGFTPQKPKKRAYEQCSKKVQKWLDEEYPAIKEKAKQEKATIHWGDETGVKNNNHHGRSYAPKGKTPVKKHMSKRFSINMISTVTNQGLIQFMIYKENMNSDVFIQFLEQLIKSQETKVFLILDNLRVHHSKVVKKWAEENGETIELFYLPSYSPERNPDEYLNCDLKYGLSDKPAPKTQEKMKENLENHMKMLQNDSERVAKYFKHESIKYAA, encoded by the coding sequence ATGGAAAAAATAGACTTAAGGAGTGTTTCTGATCAGGAAAGAGGTATAATTCGAAGGGATGCTGTAAAAATGATAAAACGTGGAGATAAAAAAAAAGACATAGCTCTGTTTTACGGTGTTCATGTAAATACTGTTAGAGATTGGTGGAAGCTTTACAATAAAGAAGGTCATAAATCTTTGTCATATCAAAAACGAGGAGTCAAATCAGAAGATCGAAAACTACTCAATAAAGATCAAGAAGCTGCAATCCAAAAAATGATTATTGATGTAATGCCCGATCAACTAAAGTTAGATTATGCTTTGTGGACTACAAGGGCAGTAAGGGATTTGATAGCAAGAGAGTTTAGTATTACAATCGGAAGAAGAGCTGTCGGTAATTATCTCAACGCTTGGGGATTCACGCCTCAAAAGCCAAAAAAGAGAGCTTATGAACAATGTTCCAAAAAAGTTCAAAAATGGTTAGACGAAGAATATCCAGCAATAAAAGAGAAGGCAAAACAAGAGAAGGCAACTATTCATTGGGGGGATGAAACGGGTGTAAAAAACAATAATCATCATGGACGTTCCTATGCTCCAAAAGGAAAAACTCCTGTTAAAAAACATATGTCGAAGCGGTTTTCAATCAACATGATTTCTACAGTTACAAATCAGGGTTTAATTCAGTTTATGATATATAAAGAAAATATGAACTCAGATGTATTTATTCAATTTTTAGAACAGCTCATCAAATCGCAAGAAACCAAAGTATTCTTAATCCTTGATAATTTACGAGTCCATCATAGTAAAGTTGTAAAGAAATGGGCGGAAGAAAATGGCGAAACCATAGAACTATTTTACCTGCCATCATACTCACCTGAGCGAAACCCAGATGAATATCTGAATTGCGATTTAAAGTATGGACTCTCGGATAAACCGGCACCAAAAACACAAGAAAAAATGAAAGAAAATTTAGAGAATCATATGAAAATGCTTCAAAATGATAGCGAAAGGGTAGCAAAATATTTTAAACATGAGAGCATCAAATATGCTGCATAA
- a CDS encoding T9SS type A sorting domain-containing protein, translating into MSINNEEVELFTVYPNPTKEIININSEYSQRYTIIVYDIFGKVLIQEEKTTNKTKLDLSNLINGVYLVSFQDGLKRYSVKIIKQ; encoded by the coding sequence TTGTCTATCAATAATGAAGAGGTTGAATTATTTACTGTTTATCCAAATCCAACAAAAGAAATTATTAATATTAATAGTGAATATTCACAACGCTATACTATAATAGTATATGACATCTTTGGAAAAGTTTTAATACAAGAAGAAAAAACGACTAACAAGACAAAACTTGATTTATCAAATTTAATCAACGGAGTTTATTTAGTTTCTTTTCAGGATGGTTTAAAGCGTTATTCAGTCAAAATTATAAAACAGTAA
- the tnpA gene encoding IS66 family insertion sequence element accessory protein TnpA has protein sequence MSKHEEMYKLVTEYQSSGLSSKAFSKERGISPSTFSYWIRKKKEEDHPGGFVEVDTGLKSSASAMEFIYPNGVKLQMSSPDLALIARLVKLY, from the coding sequence ATGAGCAAACACGAAGAAATGTACAAATTGGTAACGGAATATCAAAGTAGTGGCCTTTCGTCAAAAGCCTTTAGCAAAGAAAGAGGGATCAGCCCTTCTACTTTTAGTTACTGGATACGCAAAAAGAAAGAGGAAGATCACCCGGGCGGTTTTGTGGAAGTAGACACTGGATTGAAATCTTCAGCCAGTGCCATGGAATTTATTTACCCCAATGGGGTCAAGCTTCAAATGAGTTCACCGGATCTGGCATTAATTGCAAGGTTAGTAAAACTTTACTAA
- the tnpB gene encoding IS66 family insertion sequence element accessory protein TnpB (TnpB, as the term is used for proteins encoded by IS66 family insertion elements, is considered an accessory protein, since TnpC, encoded by a neighboring gene, is a DDE family transposase.), with amino-acid sequence MFSLGSSHCYHFYLKPCDMRKSFHGLSGLVRNELNREPTSGDVFVFLNRNRTHLKLLHWERGGFVLYYKRLERGSFTPPAIREGQTSFSWPQLVLMIEGITVKKSVQKLRYSH; translated from the coding sequence ATGTTCTCGCTAGGTTCTTCCCATTGTTATCACTTTTACCTCAAGCCCTGTGATATGCGTAAATCCTTCCATGGCCTAAGCGGACTGGTAAGAAATGAACTGAATAGGGAGCCCACAAGTGGCGATGTGTTCGTTTTTCTTAACCGGAATCGCACCCATCTGAAGCTCCTTCATTGGGAACGGGGCGGCTTTGTTTTATACTATAAACGCCTGGAGCGGGGAAGCTTCACTCCACCTGCAATAAGGGAAGGCCAGACTAGTTTCAGCTGGCCGCAACTGGTGCTGATGATCGAGGGTATTACGGTTAAAAAAAGTGTTCAGAAACTGCGCTATTCACACTAG
- a CDS encoding IS66-like element ISPto8 family transposase, translated as MQNALENLTKDQLLSLLQKKGKDVEKAHYKILDLEFQLAQYKRIVHGQKRERFEGDKDQMSLPFEMEPEIAQRQEEEVKEKLTYERRKRKSAHKGRVPLPQHLPVEEIKIYPEGDLSDMVCIGEEITEELEYEPSKYYIKRYIRYKYAPRNKEGVVIGALPERVIEKGIPGAGLLASILVDKYEDHLPLYRQLQRFKRADIPIASSTLEGWTRQSLKILDILYQHLLEDIRSKGYLQADESPIKVIDKKKKGTTHQGYYWVYHCPIDKTVLFDYQSGRSAQAAAHVLSGFKGYLQSDGYSVYDKIGKREGVTHLNCWAHARREFDKARDNDKLKAEIALTFIQKLYKVEAKARENNLNPKERKKLRLDESLGIIDEFGKWMVNQLKDHHILPKSTIGKAMSYSLNRWDQLSAYLYDGVLEIDNNLTENAIRKLALGRKNYLFAGSHDAAQRGAIMYSFFAICKKHEVNPYQWLKYTLENIMSINHKNIKDLYPQNYKKLQNT; from the coding sequence ATGCAAAATGCCCTGGAAAACCTTACTAAAGACCAACTTTTGAGCCTACTTCAGAAGAAGGGAAAGGATGTTGAAAAGGCACACTATAAGATCTTGGATTTGGAGTTTCAACTGGCTCAGTACAAACGGATTGTTCACGGACAGAAAAGAGAACGCTTCGAGGGTGATAAGGATCAAATGAGCCTTCCCTTTGAGATGGAGCCAGAAATAGCACAAAGGCAGGAAGAAGAAGTAAAGGAAAAGCTTACCTATGAGCGCCGAAAAAGGAAATCTGCTCATAAAGGTCGAGTACCGCTTCCGCAGCATCTTCCCGTGGAAGAAATCAAGATCTACCCTGAGGGCGATTTAAGCGATATGGTCTGTATTGGAGAAGAAATCACCGAGGAATTAGAATATGAGCCTTCCAAATATTACATCAAACGCTACATCCGCTATAAATACGCTCCTCGGAATAAAGAAGGAGTTGTAATAGGAGCGCTTCCAGAGCGAGTTATTGAAAAAGGAATACCGGGAGCCGGGCTTTTAGCTTCCATTCTGGTCGATAAGTATGAAGACCATCTCCCTCTTTACCGCCAGCTTCAGCGTTTTAAAAGAGCTGATATTCCTATTGCCTCTTCCACTTTGGAAGGCTGGACCAGGCAAAGCCTTAAAATATTGGATATTCTTTATCAGCATTTGCTGGAAGATATTCGGTCAAAGGGGTATCTCCAGGCCGATGAGTCCCCCATCAAAGTCATCGATAAGAAAAAGAAAGGCACCACCCATCAGGGATACTACTGGGTGTACCATTGTCCTATAGATAAAACGGTGCTTTTTGATTATCAGTCGGGGCGCAGCGCCCAGGCTGCAGCGCATGTATTATCAGGATTTAAGGGCTACCTGCAAAGTGATGGGTATTCTGTTTATGATAAAATTGGAAAACGCGAAGGGGTTACTCACCTTAATTGCTGGGCTCATGCCCGAAGGGAATTTGATAAAGCCCGGGACAATGATAAACTAAAGGCAGAGATAGCGCTTACTTTTATCCAGAAGCTCTACAAAGTCGAGGCTAAGGCACGGGAGAATAATTTAAATCCAAAAGAGCGAAAAAAGCTTCGGCTGGACGAGTCCTTGGGGATCATTGATGAATTTGGAAAATGGATGGTAAACCAGCTAAAGGATCACCATATCCTGCCAAAAAGCACAATAGGTAAAGCTATGAGTTACAGCCTGAACCGGTGGGACCAGCTCAGTGCCTATTTATATGATGGGGTTCTCGAGATAGATAATAATCTCACTGAAAATGCTATAAGAAAATTAGCTTTGGGACGTAAGAACTATCTCTTTGCAGGCTCTCACGATGCGGCACAACGAGGGGCAATTATGTATTCCTTCTTTGCAATCTGTAAAAAACACGAGGTGAACCCTTATCAGTGGTTAAAGTACACTTTGGAAAATATTATGTCCATCAACCACAAGAATATTAAAGATTTGTATCCCCAGAATTACAAAAAACTACAGAATACATAA
- a CDS encoding LysE family translocator has protein sequence MLQDILSGIPLGVFLAFMVGPAFFILLETAAIRGFKAAFTFDIGVILADIVFIFIAYFSTNQLLRSIKDDPGLFIFGGGVLTIYGLIAYIKAKNATYTDADFEVQKLKRKDYLGIVAKGFLLNFINIGVLGFWLGLLIIFGPSLEMEASRLVIFFTSIIVTYLLVDVLKILLAKKLNNKLTPRRITLFKKGISFLLIIFGLILILRGLIPKEIEKIEKNLEDVSYKVDSF, from the coding sequence ATGTTGCAAGATATACTTTCAGGAATCCCTTTGGGGGTTTTTTTAGCCTTCATGGTTGGTCCTGCTTTTTTTATTCTTTTAGAGACCGCTGCCATAAGGGGCTTTAAAGCCGCTTTCACCTTTGATATAGGCGTTATACTTGCAGATATTGTTTTTATATTTATAGCTTATTTTAGCACAAATCAATTACTTCGCAGCATTAAGGATGACCCTGGCCTGTTTATATTTGGAGGAGGTGTATTAACTATTTACGGTCTTATTGCTTACATAAAAGCTAAAAATGCCACCTATACCGATGCCGATTTTGAAGTCCAAAAGCTGAAGCGTAAAGACTATCTTGGAATTGTCGCTAAAGGGTTTCTGCTCAATTTTATCAATATAGGGGTTTTAGGATTTTGGCTAGGACTACTTATCATATTCGGTCCCTCTTTAGAAATGGAAGCATCAAGACTAGTTATTTTCTTTACAAGCATAATTGTGACGTATTTACTCGTTGATGTCTTAAAAATACTGCTAGCTAAAAAACTGAATAATAAGCTAACTCCTAGGCGAATCACGTTATTTAAAAAGGGAATTAGTTTTCTATTAATTATATTTGGATTGATTTTGATACTTAGAGGTCTCATTCCAAAGGAGATAGAAAAAATTGAGAAAAATTTAGAAGACGTTTCTTACAAAGTCGATAGCTTTTAG
- the recJ gene encoding single-stranded-DNA-specific exonuclease RecJ, whose product MRWTVTQEADIQKAEHLQKAIGVSLPIAELLIKRGVETFEKAKTFFRPSLDDLHDPFLMKGMEKATSHILETLESNKPVMVFGDYDVDGTTSVALMTTYLKKLGFDVVSYIPDRYDEGYGISYQGIDYAKAQGIDLIIALDCGIKAIDKIDYAKSIGVNFIICDHHRPGASIPDAIAVLDPKQTDCHYPFDELCGCGVGFKLVQALQAKLDRPQQQIYTYLDLVATAIGSDIVPITGENRVLAHFGLKLINSRRRPAFKAILENTKKRELTITDVVFMIGPRINAAGRMKHGLLATELLCETNYEKVKVLAKDIELYNSSRKETDKSITKEALDMIKEQKEEGRSTTVVYQPHWHKGVIGIVASRLTETYYRPTLVFTKSGEKLAASARSVKGFDVYDALESSSEFIEQFGGHKYAAGLTLEEKHFENFKRKFEDVVKSTIDPELLIPEILYDSEITFKDITPKLIRILKQFAPFGPRNMTPTFVSRNVSTTGFVKTLGEDGLHLKTNLTQSETVFTAIGFGLGDKKNLMKKDEKFDIVYTIEENEWDGNITLQLNLKDIKKPS is encoded by the coding sequence ATGCGTTGGACTGTAACTCAAGAAGCTGATATTCAAAAAGCCGAACACCTTCAGAAAGCTATTGGTGTAAGTTTGCCTATAGCAGAACTTCTCATTAAAAGAGGCGTCGAAACTTTTGAAAAAGCCAAAACCTTTTTTAGACCTAGCTTGGACGATCTCCATGATCCCTTTCTAATGAAAGGCATGGAGAAAGCAACTTCACATATTCTAGAAACCTTAGAAAGCAATAAACCTGTTATGGTATTTGGTGACTACGATGTGGATGGGACTACTAGCGTCGCTTTAATGACTACTTATCTCAAAAAGTTAGGGTTTGATGTCGTTAGCTATATTCCAGATAGATACGATGAGGGTTATGGTATTTCATATCAAGGAATCGATTATGCCAAAGCACAAGGAATCGACCTAATCATTGCCTTAGACTGCGGTATAAAGGCTATTGATAAAATTGATTATGCGAAATCGATAGGCGTAAATTTTATTATCTGTGACCACCATAGACCAGGAGCAAGTATTCCAGATGCTATAGCTGTATTGGATCCAAAACAAACTGATTGTCACTATCCTTTCGATGAATTATGCGGTTGTGGAGTAGGCTTTAAACTCGTCCAAGCTCTACAAGCGAAGCTCGATAGACCACAACAACAAATCTATACTTATTTGGATCTTGTGGCTACGGCAATAGGTTCTGATATTGTCCCCATAACTGGAGAGAATAGAGTCCTCGCTCATTTTGGATTAAAACTCATTAACTCAAGAAGACGACCTGCTTTTAAGGCTATTTTAGAAAACACAAAGAAAAGAGAACTGACTATTACTGATGTTGTTTTTATGATTGGTCCTCGCATAAATGCTGCAGGAAGGATGAAGCACGGTCTTTTAGCCACCGAACTCCTGTGTGAAACCAATTACGAAAAAGTGAAAGTCTTGGCTAAAGACATTGAGTTATACAACTCTAGCCGTAAAGAGACAGACAAGTCAATTACCAAAGAGGCTCTCGATATGATTAAGGAGCAAAAGGAAGAAGGAAGAAGTACCACAGTCGTTTATCAACCTCATTGGCACAAAGGAGTGATTGGTATCGTCGCTTCAAGGCTCACTGAAACTTATTACAGGCCTACATTAGTATTCACAAAAAGTGGAGAAAAGCTAGCGGCCTCCGCTAGATCTGTAAAAGGTTTCGATGTTTATGATGCTTTAGAAAGCTCATCTGAATTTATTGAGCAGTTTGGCGGACATAAGTATGCTGCTGGCCTAACTTTGGAAGAAAAACATTTTGAAAATTTTAAAAGGAAATTTGAGGATGTCGTTAAATCAACTATAGATCCTGAGCTTCTAATTCCAGAAATTTTATATGATTCTGAAATCACTTTTAAAGATATCACCCCTAAACTTATAAGAATCCTCAAACAGTTTGCCCCTTTTGGACCAAGAAATATGACACCTACTTTTGTCTCTAGAAATGTATCAACAACAGGTTTTGTAAAGACCTTGGGAGAAGACGGCTTACATCTAAAAACCAACTTAACTCAAAGCGAAACTGTTTTTACAGCGATAGGGTTTGGATTGGGAGATAAAAAAAATCTGATGAAAAAAGATGAAAAATTTGATATTGTATATACTATAGAAGAGAATGAGTGGGATGGAAACATCACGCTACAACTGAATCTAAAGGATATAAAAAAACCAAGTTAG
- a CDS encoding PD-(D/E)XK nuclease family protein, with translation MESFIAHVVSQLQNVNLDHCRFVLPSRRAAQAFSKELLQRNQGESFIVPPIQSIEEFIEDVSEVKLINNLETLFEFYNIYKDHTDPKHQEPIDHVYNWGQSIIQDFNEIDRYQIDANQFFGNIKAIKDIEHWSKSDVKTELVENYIEFWERLPKYYHELKANLKSKNKAYQGMAYLEAVKNIEAYSKNSSRNFYLLGFNALNTCEEVIFQTIIDQNRGKVFWDIDNYLYDNHIAGMFLRHYSKTWPYYSRESLVPSTNSYLNKKEINIYGVPKKIGQAKLVGDLLSKMSEGELNETALILGDETLLQPILNSLPDNIKKVNVTMGLPLHQTNMVSFFEVLFKIRSQNEDRLHFKTLLELSGHPVLRKAYQKELQSIETRIHKNNIIFQSKEDFLKSCQSFDSDLILIFKLSIFIKDCSVDEFLANCLKIIEILKPNFSSDVLQLEYLFGFKKLFTKLKNLMESSELIKDFKVFHLIYIDILSSETLDFEGSPYEGLQIMGMLESRVLDFKNVIITSLNEGVLPSGKSQNSFIPFDLKKAYKLPTYKEKDAIYAYHFFRLIQRSSQCHFIYNNATSGIEKAEKSRFLTQLEIFKAPQHSVKNHTAVSNTQQKKTILKEVRKTPQMIEKLESLFQYGISPSALAAYIRNPIDFYRRYVLDIKEVDHIEEDISFRTHGTVIHDCLDFLYSNYKGKLLDSSDIDSMLKEYPNVIKTLFEKKFPKEALQNGKNLIDFKIAKQQIKRFLIQEKEIVKSNQVIILELENIAEKSITIDDIDFSIKLKGAVDRIDLCNNQLRIIDYKTGRVESKDLKIAENWTDFIEDYKYSKAFQVLFYSLLKEEDLGENGMAGIISLRNLKSGFMTCSQTKTNLTLKSLLPDFKIQLKSLILEILDPEIPFKEKLV, from the coding sequence ATGGAAAGTTTTATAGCTCACGTGGTTTCTCAATTACAGAATGTCAACTTAGATCATTGCCGGTTTGTCCTACCCAGCCGAAGGGCTGCACAGGCCTTTTCAAAAGAATTGTTACAGAGAAATCAAGGCGAAAGCTTTATTGTTCCACCAATTCAAAGTATTGAAGAATTCATCGAAGATGTTTCTGAAGTAAAACTGATTAACAATTTAGAAACTTTATTTGAATTTTATAACATCTATAAAGACCATACAGACCCAAAACATCAAGAACCCATAGATCACGTTTACAATTGGGGGCAATCTATCATCCAAGATTTTAATGAAATAGACCGCTATCAAATAGATGCGAATCAGTTTTTTGGTAATATTAAAGCTATAAAAGATATTGAACATTGGTCAAAGTCTGATGTGAAAACAGAATTGGTCGAAAATTATATTGAATTTTGGGAGAGATTACCTAAGTATTACCATGAATTAAAGGCTAACCTAAAATCAAAAAATAAGGCCTATCAAGGTATGGCCTATCTTGAAGCGGTCAAAAACATCGAAGCTTATTCCAAAAACTCTTCAAGGAACTTTTATTTATTAGGCTTCAACGCTCTAAATACCTGCGAAGAAGTCATTTTTCAAACTATTATTGACCAAAATAGGGGGAAGGTTTTTTGGGATATTGATAATTATCTTTATGATAACCACATTGCTGGCATGTTTCTAAGACACTATTCAAAAACGTGGCCCTACTATTCTCGTGAAAGCTTGGTGCCCTCAACTAATTCCTACCTAAATAAAAAAGAAATAAATATCTATGGAGTTCCTAAAAAAATAGGACAAGCAAAACTTGTAGGTGACCTTCTGTCCAAAATGAGTGAGGGTGAGCTTAATGAAACCGCTTTGATTTTAGGAGATGAAACATTGTTACAACCTATCCTCAATTCACTCCCAGACAATATAAAAAAAGTGAACGTCACCATGGGTTTGCCATTACACCAGACCAATATGGTATCCTTTTTTGAAGTCTTATTCAAAATAAGGTCCCAAAATGAAGATCGATTGCATTTTAAAACGCTGTTGGAGCTAAGTGGACATCCTGTCCTTAGAAAAGCATATCAAAAGGAGCTCCAATCTATTGAGACCCGAATACATAAAAACAACATTATTTTTCAATCTAAAGAGGACTTTTTAAAGTCTTGTCAGTCTTTTGATTCTGATTTGATACTGATTTTCAAGCTAAGTATCTTTATAAAAGATTGCTCTGTTGATGAATTTCTTGCAAATTGCCTAAAAATCATTGAGATTTTGAAACCAAATTTCTCCTCTGATGTCCTTCAACTGGAATATCTGTTTGGGTTTAAAAAACTATTTACAAAATTAAAGAATTTGATGGAGTCTTCAGAATTAATCAAAGACTTCAAGGTATTTCATCTCATTTATATAGACATATTATCTTCTGAAACCCTAGATTTTGAGGGGTCGCCATACGAAGGACTGCAAATAATGGGAATGCTGGAAAGTCGAGTATTAGATTTCAAAAACGTTATTATTACCTCTTTAAATGAAGGTGTTTTACCTTCTGGAAAATCTCAAAACAGCTTTATTCCGTTTGACCTAAAAAAGGCTTACAAGCTCCCTACTTACAAAGAAAAAGATGCTATTTATGCATACCACTTCTTTAGGCTTATACAACGCTCTAGTCAGTGTCACTTTATTTATAATAATGCTACCTCAGGAATTGAAAAAGCAGAAAAAAGTCGATTTCTGACCCAATTGGAGATTTTTAAAGCCCCTCAACATTCGGTGAAAAACCATACTGCAGTTTCTAACACACAGCAAAAGAAAACCATTTTGAAAGAGGTTCGTAAAACACCTCAAATGATAGAAAAATTGGAGTCACTTTTTCAATATGGCATTTCTCCTTCTGCCCTTGCGGCTTACATCAGAAATCCCATTGACTTTTATCGCAGGTATGTTTTAGACATTAAAGAAGTAGACCATATCGAAGAAGACATTTCTTTCAGGACGCATGGGACTGTTATTCATGATTGTCTGGATTTTTTATATAGCAATTATAAGGGTAAGCTCCTAGACTCTAGTGATATTGACTCGATGCTTAAAGAATACCCAAACGTTATCAAGACTTTATTTGAAAAGAAGTTTCCTAAAGAAGCTCTCCAAAATGGCAAAAATCTAATTGATTTTAAAATTGCTAAACAACAAATCAAACGTTTTTTAATTCAAGAAAAAGAGATTGTAAAGTCAAATCAAGTAATAATTTTAGAACTAGAGAATATAGCTGAAAAATCAATTACCATTGACGATATCGATTTTTCGATTAAATTGAAGGGGGCCGTAGATAGAATAGATTTATGCAACAACCAACTAAGAATTATCGATTATAAAACGGGGAGAGTTGAGAGTAAAGATCTGAAAATTGCTGAAAATTGGACTGATTTTATAGAGGACTATAAATATTCTAAAGCCTTTCAAGTCTTGTTTTATTCTTTACTGAAAGAAGAAGACTTGGGAGAAAACGGGATGGCAGGGATCATTTCGTTAAGGAATTTAAAATCCGGATTTATGACGTGTTCTCAAACCAAAACAAATTTAACCTTGAAATCACTTCTTCCAGATTTTAAAATTCAATTAAAATCTTTAATTTTGGAGATCTTAGATCCAGAAATCCCATTTAAAGAAAAACTTGTTTAA